Proteins from a genomic interval of Verrucomicrobiota bacterium:
- a CDS encoding glycoside hydrolase family 99-like domain-containing protein yields the protein MKIRVLILWVAAVIVSGVSALGAEAAARSDTITVASYYFGNYHPNDPRNEKQKGKGWAEWELVKAAKPRFPGHHQPNVPAWGYTDESDPRVMAQKIAAAADHGIDAFIFDWYYYNDGPYLDRPIDIGFLQATNNHRLKFAFMWANHDWQEIHPYKRGAPRTVLYSGAVTPANFEKICDHVIKDYFSHPSYWKIDGKPYFSFYELTKLLDSHGSVAATRTALDKFRAKAVAAGLPGLHLNAVVWGQPILPGEKKPADTPKLVRDLGFDSVTSYVWIHHVGLPKQQTDYEFVRDAYFKYWDKAENLFQVPYYPNVTMGWDSSPRANQDDEFGNFIYPFMNTISGNTPERFREALVRTKQRLLAQPNGPRILNINCWNEWTEGSYLEPDRVNGMKYLEAIKEVFRGK from the coding sequence ATGAAAATACGTGTTTTGATTTTGTGGGTGGCCGCAGTAATCGTCAGCGGCGTCTCGGCGCTTGGCGCGGAAGCTGCCGCCAGGAGTGACACCATCACCGTGGCCAGTTATTATTTCGGCAACTACCATCCGAACGATCCGCGCAACGAGAAGCAGAAGGGCAAAGGCTGGGCGGAATGGGAACTGGTCAAAGCCGCCAAACCACGGTTCCCCGGCCATCATCAGCCCAATGTACCGGCGTGGGGATATACCGATGAATCCGATCCCAGAGTCATGGCCCAGAAGATTGCCGCCGCCGCCGATCACGGCATAGATGCCTTTATCTTTGACTGGTACTATTATAACGACGGTCCCTATCTGGATCGCCCCATTGACATCGGTTTTCTGCAAGCCACCAACAATCACCGGCTCAAGTTCGCCTTCATGTGGGCCAATCACGATTGGCAGGAGATTCACCCATATAAGCGCGGCGCACCCCGGACCGTCCTTTACTCTGGCGCGGTGACCCCGGCGAATTTCGAGAAAATCTGCGACCACGTCATCAAAGACTATTTCTCGCACCCGTCTTATTGGAAGATTGATGGCAAACCGTATTTCTCGTTCTATGAATTGACGAAGCTGCTGGACAGTCACGGCAGCGTGGCGGCCACCCGCACCGCCTTGGATAAGTTCCGCGCCAAAGCCGTGGCCGCTGGTTTGCCCGGGCTGCACCTCAATGCGGTGGTCTGGGGACAACCCATTCTGCCCGGTGAAAAGAAGCCGGCGGATACACCCAAATTGGTGCGGGATCTCGGGTTTGATTCCGTCACATCCTATGTCTGGATTCACCACGTTGGCCTGCCGAAGCAGCAGACGGATTATGAGTTTGTGCGCGACGCCTATTTCAAATACTGGGACAAGGCGGAAAACCTGTTCCAAGTGCCGTATTATCCGAATGTGACCATGGGTTGGGATTCCAGTCCGCGCGCCAACCAGGACGATGAGTTCGGCAATTTCATCTATCCGTTCATGAACACGATCAGCGGTAACACGCCGGAGCGTTTCCGCGAAGCGCTGGTCCGCACGAAGCAGCGTCTGCTAGCCCAGCCCAACGGCCCGCGCATTCTGAATATCAATTGCTGGAATGAATGGACCGAGGGCAGTTATCTCGAACCTGACAGGGTGAATGGCATGAAATATCTGGAGGCGATAAAAGAGGTATTTCGGGGGAAATAG
- the gltX gene encoding glutamate--tRNA ligase, with protein sequence MKVRVRFAPSPTGYLHIGGARTALFNWLYARHTGGTFVLRIEDTDAARNSEEAVSVILNGLHWLGMDWDEGPLTSDATGAGKGEYGPYFQSQRRENYERRVEALLSRGLAYEHEGAVKFKMTREPVIIHDQVVGEVKRNLTDREEADPDFVIVRSDGQPVFHLVNVVDDIEMNITHVIRGEDHLSNSAKHIALFRAFDVEPPRYAHIPLILNQDGSKMSKRDQGASLTSYQKDGFVPEAVVNFLCLLGWSPKNNREILSLPELIELFDLPQILRHNARFDYQKLVWMNGEYIAKMAPDRFYELAVHTLSHNGLDTNTYPTSYVKAALDTCMGKIDLFSELPAYAGFYFSDTITQDPEAVKTLFTTVNQPRIQKLRDAFAALGEFKAATIEAALKATAAELGLKVKELVHPIRLACTGKTAGPSLYHLMEIIGKEKVLQRLDLALGMIA encoded by the coding sequence ATGAAAGTTCGCGTTCGCTTTGCACCGAGTCCGACCGGCTACCTGCATATTGGTGGCGCTCGCACCGCATTATTCAACTGGCTTTATGCCCGCCATACCGGCGGCACATTCGTCTTGCGCATTGAGGATACCGACGCGGCACGTAATTCCGAGGAAGCCGTTTCCGTTATTCTCAACGGGCTGCATTGGCTGGGCATGGATTGGGATGAAGGCCCCCTGACGTCCGATGCCACCGGCGCCGGCAAAGGCGAGTACGGTCCCTACTTTCAATCGCAACGCCGGGAAAACTATGAGCGCCGGGTGGAAGCCCTGTTATCCCGTGGCCTGGCCTATGAGCACGAAGGGGCCGTGAAATTTAAGATGACCCGCGAGCCGGTAATCATTCACGACCAGGTGGTCGGCGAAGTAAAACGTAACCTCACGGATCGCGAGGAAGCGGACCCGGATTTTGTCATCGTGCGCTCGGATGGCCAGCCGGTGTTCCACCTGGTGAACGTGGTGGATGACATTGAGATGAACATCACCCATGTCATTCGTGGTGAAGACCACCTAAGCAACAGCGCCAAACACATCGCCCTCTTCCGCGCCTTTGACGTCGAACCGCCCAGATACGCGCATATCCCCCTCATCTTAAACCAGGATGGCTCCAAAATGAGCAAGCGCGACCAAGGGGCCTCGCTGACCTCCTATCAAAAGGACGGCTTCGTGCCCGAGGCGGTCGTCAATTTCCTTTGTCTGCTTGGCTGGTCGCCGAAGAATAACCGGGAAATCCTCTCTCTCCCGGAATTGATTGAACTATTCGATCTCCCCCAGATTCTGCGGCACAACGCCCGCTTTGATTACCAGAAACTGGTCTGGATGAACGGCGAGTACATTGCAAAAATGGCGCCCGACCGGTTCTACGAACTGGCGGTTCATACCCTGTCCCACAACGGCTTGGATACCAACACGTATCCGACCAGCTACGTCAAGGCCGCGTTGGATACCTGCATGGGCAAGATTGATCTGTTTTCCGAATTGCCCGCGTATGCCGGATTCTATTTCAGCGACACAATCACGCAAGATCCGGAAGCAGTCAAAACGCTGTTCACGACCGTCAACCAGCCGCGCATTCAAAAACTGCGGGATGCCTTCGCCGCCTTGGGTGAGTTCAAAGCCGCCACCATTGAAGCGGCTTTGAAGGCCACCGCCGCCGAGTTAGGTCTCAAGGTCAAGGAACTGGTTCACCCCATCCGCCTAGCCTGCACCGGAAAAACCGCCGGCCCCAGCCTGTACCACCTCATGGAAATCATCGGCAAAGAAAAGGTGCTGCAACGGCTGGACCTGGCCTTGGGCATGATTGCCTGA
- a CDS encoding cellulase family glycosylhydrolase: protein MSIESSAARPETLVPRRRFLRTAGLMVGGLTLVRSSSLAAPLSAVPKSRLDRLSKGANVAKWFRYPRAENAAHFGQYISETEAAQIYRMGLQHVRLCIHPKIMMDPTTGAIREENFGYLEAAIQRFQRAKLLVVVDMHNEDRPSELNPTWQEAFVKFWGALATRLAKYDADMTIFEIINEPVFNKRETEWDALNARLAGTIRQSAPQHTIITSGANWGGIDGLKKMKLLEDKNVVYSFHCYDPFTFTHQGATWSSEEVKPLRGVPYPSSPEAVVPVLAALADKPKSRGMVERYGKEHWNKEKLAARFKQGIDWGARNGVALYCGEFGVYPPHSKPEHRANWFRDFGEVLAENRILWAVWGWDEGFGLNRKLVDGQPAVDQVVAKALGLQT, encoded by the coding sequence ATGTCCATAGAATCGAGTGCTGCACGTCCGGAAACGCTTGTGCCGCGGCGGCGTTTTCTGCGAACAGCCGGACTCATGGTTGGCGGGCTAACCCTGGTCCGTTCATCCAGCCTGGCGGCACCGTTGAGTGCCGTGCCCAAAAGCCGGCTGGACCGGCTCTCCAAAGGTGCCAACGTCGCCAAATGGTTCCGTTACCCGCGTGCCGAAAATGCCGCGCACTTCGGCCAATACATCTCGGAGACGGAAGCGGCCCAAATTTACCGGATGGGGCTCCAGCATGTCCGCCTGTGCATTCACCCGAAAATCATGATGGATCCGACTACCGGTGCCATCCGCGAGGAAAACTTTGGTTATCTGGAAGCCGCCATCCAACGGTTTCAGCGCGCCAAACTGCTGGTGGTGGTGGATATGCATAATGAGGATCGCCCCTCCGAGTTGAATCCGACCTGGCAGGAAGCGTTCGTGAAATTCTGGGGGGCGCTGGCCACCCGCCTGGCGAAGTATGATGCGGACATGACCATCTTCGAGATCATCAATGAACCGGTGTTCAATAAGCGGGAAACCGAGTGGGATGCCCTTAATGCTCGCTTGGCTGGGACCATCCGCCAAAGCGCTCCGCAACACACCATCATTACTTCCGGCGCCAATTGGGGCGGCATTGACGGTTTGAAAAAAATGAAGCTGCTGGAGGATAAAAACGTGGTGTACTCGTTCCACTGCTACGATCCCTTTACCTTTACGCACCAGGGAGCCACCTGGTCCAGCGAGGAAGTCAAGCCGCTGCGCGGAGTGCCGTATCCTTCCAGCCCGGAGGCCGTGGTCCCGGTGCTGGCCGCCCTCGCCGATAAACCCAAATCCCGCGGCATGGTGGAACGGTATGGCAAGGAGCATTGGAACAAGGAAAAGCTGGCGGCCCGTTTCAAACAGGGCATTGATTGGGGGGCCCGCAACGGCGTGGCCTTGTACTGTGGAGAATTTGGCGTGTACCCGCCGCACAGTAAACCGGAACACCGCGCCAACTGGTTCCGGGACTTCGGCGAGGTGCTGGCGGAAAACCGCATCCTCTGGGCCGTGTGGGGCTGGGATGAAGGTTTCGGCCTGAACCGCAAACTGGTGGACGGCCAACCCGCCGTGGATCAAGTCGTAGCCAAAGCCCTTGGGTTGCAAACCTGA
- a CDS encoding NUDIX domain-containing protein has product MNPPLPYKIATLLYCFNERDEVLLLERAQEPNLGLWSPPGGKLKTDLGESPYMCACREAQEELGVSLTPADLHLAGLISEHGYHGQAHWLMFLFEVKQRLQVLPPPHREGRFAFFTREAVSSLPQPETDRAQLWPLFWRWRGGFFAAHCRCHAEGRYEWTAEEAYCDRT; this is encoded by the coding sequence ATGAACCCGCCGCTTCCTTACAAGATTGCGACGCTGTTGTATTGTTTCAACGAGCGTGACGAGGTGTTGTTGCTGGAACGCGCCCAGGAACCCAACCTGGGGTTGTGGAGTCCACCGGGCGGAAAACTAAAGACGGATCTGGGAGAGTCTCCCTACATGTGCGCCTGCCGGGAAGCGCAGGAGGAGTTGGGAGTATCCTTGACGCCAGCGGATTTGCATCTGGCAGGTCTGATCAGCGAGCACGGCTATCACGGGCAGGCGCATTGGCTGATGTTCCTGTTTGAAGTGAAGCAGCGTCTCCAAGTGTTGCCCCCGCCACATCGCGAGGGCCGGTTCGCGTTCTTCACGCGGGAAGCCGTATCATCCCTGCCGCAGCCGGAAACAGATCGCGCGCAACTCTGGCCCCTGTTCTGGCGTTGGCGCGGCGGCTTTTTTGCCGCGCACTGCCGATGCCATGCTGAGGGGCGTTACGAGTGGACCGCGGAAGAGGCCTATTGCGACAGGACGTAG
- a CDS encoding c-type cytochrome, giving the protein MNVANVIRVFGATSLMLALLAGRVSAKSDYLSPIALLPDAEGKLLYVACHTANEVRVFEVASSKVLRSIPMPASPTSLALSKDGTRLYVACADVNSSVAVVDTRTGKITATLPAGHTAMNVCLSPDEKTLYVCNRFNNEVAVINLADKTVKARIPLPREPIAAAITPDGQTLFVANHLHDGTANGEVVAAKVSVIDTAANQVATQLTLPNGSGLLLDMKVSPDGRYAAVTHLLSRFHLPTTQLERGWMNTDALTLIDAKTRKIINTILLDNVDSGAANPWGIAWTADSQTMCVAHAGTHELSVIDIKGLLEKLAKMPTSMTNFQTVDYTAASRIASDIPNDLSFLVSLRQRVRYQTEYGVRDVNKGDLGPRGVAIIGKKAFTANYFSDTLTLVDFDTKYIKPVSLSLGTRKAMSIVRKGEFYFNDASICFQGWQSCGSCHSFDARVDALNWDLLNDGIGNPKNTKSMILSHKTPPAMSQGVRETAESAVRAGIRHILFTVQPEEVPASMDEYLKSLKPTPSPHLVNGKLSPSAQRGQKLFNSPKAACAACHPADKLFTTLNHYDVGTKGEYDNVAEFDTPTLHEVWRTAPYLHDGSAATIKDLLTKHNKGDKHGHTSGLTPQEIDDLAAYVLSQ; this is encoded by the coding sequence ATGAACGTCGCTAATGTGATCAGAGTGTTCGGGGCGACCAGCTTAATGCTGGCGCTGTTGGCCGGACGCGTTTCCGCCAAATCAGACTATCTTTCGCCGATAGCCCTGCTGCCGGACGCGGAGGGTAAACTCTTGTATGTGGCCTGCCATACCGCCAATGAGGTCAGGGTATTTGAGGTGGCTTCCAGCAAAGTATTGCGCAGCATCCCCATGCCAGCGTCACCCACCAGCCTCGCACTGAGCAAGGATGGCACCCGGCTATACGTTGCCTGTGCGGATGTCAACAGCAGTGTGGCCGTAGTGGATACGCGAACCGGTAAAATTACCGCCACCCTGCCAGCCGGTCACACCGCCATGAACGTGTGCCTGAGCCCGGACGAAAAGACGCTCTACGTGTGCAACCGGTTCAACAATGAAGTTGCGGTGATCAATTTAGCCGATAAAACCGTCAAAGCTCGCATTCCGCTTCCGCGCGAACCCATCGCAGCGGCGATCACGCCGGATGGCCAGACCCTGTTTGTCGCCAACCATCTGCATGATGGGACGGCCAATGGGGAAGTCGTCGCGGCCAAAGTCAGCGTCATTGATACGGCGGCCAACCAGGTAGCCACTCAACTCACCCTTCCCAACGGAAGCGGATTGCTGCTGGATATGAAAGTATCCCCCGATGGGCGCTATGCCGCCGTAACCCATCTGCTTTCGCGTTTCCATCTGCCCACCACCCAGCTTGAACGCGGCTGGATGAATACCGATGCCCTGACGCTGATTGACGCGAAAACGCGCAAAATCATCAACACAATCCTGCTGGACAACGTGGACAGCGGCGCGGCCAACCCGTGGGGCATCGCTTGGACGGCAGACAGCCAGACCATGTGCGTTGCCCATGCCGGCACGCATGAATTAAGTGTGATTGATATCAAGGGGCTACTTGAAAAGCTGGCCAAAATGCCCACCTCGATGACCAATTTCCAAACGGTGGATTATACCGCTGCCTCTCGCATTGCCTCCGACATCCCCAACGACCTCTCGTTTCTCGTTAGCTTGCGTCAACGCGTCCGATACCAGACTGAATACGGGGTTCGCGACGTGAACAAGGGCGATTTGGGGCCGCGCGGGGTGGCCATCATCGGAAAAAAAGCGTTCACCGCCAATTATTTCTCGGACACGCTTACCTTGGTGGATTTTGACACCAAGTACATCAAACCGGTCTCGCTGTCTCTGGGCACACGGAAGGCCATGAGCATCGTGCGCAAGGGGGAGTTTTATTTCAATGACGCCTCCATTTGTTTTCAAGGCTGGCAAAGTTGCGGCAGTTGCCACTCCTTCGACGCCCGTGTGGACGCGTTAAATTGGGACCTCCTGAACGACGGCATCGGTAATCCGAAAAACACCAAAAGCATGATCCTATCGCACAAAACTCCCCCCGCCATGTCCCAGGGCGTGCGCGAAACTGCGGAATCTGCCGTGCGGGCTGGTATTCGCCACATCCTGTTCACCGTGCAACCAGAGGAAGTACCCGCGTCCATGGACGAATACCTCAAGTCGCTGAAACCAACTCCCAGCCCTCACTTGGTAAATGGGAAACTCTCGCCCTCCGCCCAGCGCGGGCAGAAACTATTCAACAGCCCCAAAGCGGCTTGCGCTGCCTGCCACCCGGCGGACAAGCTCTTTACCACGCTCAACCATTATGATGTCGGCACGAAGGGTGAGTATGATAATGTCGCTGAGTTTGACACCCCGACACTGCACGAAGTCTGGCGCACCGCTCCCTACTTGCACGACGGTTCCGCCGCGACCATCAAGGACCTGCTGACCAAGCACAACAAGGGGGATAAACACGGCCACACCTCCGGCCTGACCCCGCAAGAGATTGACGACTTGGCCGCCTACGTCCTGTCGCAATAG